A genomic region of Vitis vinifera cultivar Pinot Noir 40024 chromosome 7, ASM3070453v1 contains the following coding sequences:
- the LOC132254041 gene encoding uncharacterized protein LOC116803646 — protein sequence MEDDESHANAPTTTNPESPCLKSSSGSGSNGINKEQDRFLPIANVGRIMKKVIPGNGKISKDAKETVQECVSEFISFVTGEASDKCQREKRKTINGEDIIWAITTLGFEDYVSPLKQYLSKYREIEGEKLNIPKQHRSEQRLQQQEQEQNLPYASVYSSTTLISQPPFVAADQPFPLPFSADSIQKQLHQQEHFDSGGRW from the coding sequence ATGGAAGATGATGAGAGTCATGCAAATGCTCCTACCACCACAAACCCAGAAAGCCCTTGCCTAAAATCCAGCAGTGGCAGCGGCAGCAACGGCATCAACAAGGAGCAAGATCGGTTTCTTCCCATCGCCAACGTCGGGCGAATCATGAAAAAGGTCATTCCTGGGAACGGGAAAATCTCAAAAGACGCTAAAGAGACAGTGCAAGAATGCGTATCCGAATTCATTAGCTTTGTTACCGGAGAAGCATCTGATAAATGCCAACGAGAAAAGAGGAAGACTATCAACGGCGAAGATATCATATGGGCCATCACAACTCTAGGGTTTGAGGATTACGTATCTCCACTTAAACAGTATCTCAGCAAGTACAGAGAGATTGAAGGGGAAAAGCTTAATATTCCAAAGCAACATCGTTCCGAGCAAAGGCTACAACAACAGGAACAAGAACAAAATTTACCATACGCTAGTGTATATTCTTCCACAACTCTCATCTCTCAGCCTCCTTTTGTGGCTGCTGATCAGCCATTTCCTTTGCCTTTCTCTGCAGATTCAATTCAAAAACAATTACACCAACAAGAACACTTTGATTCGGGGGGTCGTTGGTGA